GCTTTGATGTTCACACTCTGACTCTGGTTTTGCGTCGCTGTACATAAAATAGTTCTTCAGCTGAGCTCAGAGGACTCACGGAGCGATTTGTTCTCGTCTTTTTTTCCCTGTTTCTCAGGTGGATTGTTACGACTACAACAACAGCGGCTCCCATGACTTGATTGGATCCTTTATGGCTACCCTCTCCCAAACACAGCAGATGTCACAATCGTTTGCGGTGAGCTGTTTCTGCGCAGGCGTGCGTCGGTTTGGCCATTTTAACAGTCAAATgtgcataaataaaatagatgtttctctttctccaaGTGTTTAATCAGGcttgatggtgtgtgtgtgtgtgtgtgcgtgtgcgtgtgtgttttatgcgTGCTCCTCAGGCTGAGTTTGAATGCATCAACAgtaaaaagaagcagaagaagaaaggataCAAAAACTCTGGAGTTATCGTTGTAAAAAAGTGCAAGGTACAGCCAGCGCTTCCATGTATTTATCTTCATGCTTGTATTTCTCAAGATGGAGATGTCAGATGTTCAGACCGCAACTTCCTGTATATCTAAAACTTCGtatacaaatgtatttttcgacatttaaaaaaaaaaaaaaaaatgtaatcggATTTTCTTTTACAAGCAAATCAACAGAACATTTATTCCAGTGACACAATAAGGCTGAAGCCGTTTTATTGCGCACTAGATTCTGACgggcgttttattttgaaaaacgaccagattgCCTGTGAATCTAAGTGTAATAATTCAATGAATAATAGTTTTCTGTCACCAATTTGTATTTCCAGATTGTGAAGGAGTACACCTTCTTGGATTACATCATGGGCGGCTGTCAGATTAACTTCACCGTGAGGACGAGaacctttaaaatgtttaaaagctGCCCAGCAAACCTTTACTCTGTCGTGGATTTATTATCTATGTTCTTCCTCTGCACAGATTGCTATCGATTTCACGGGCTCCAACGGGGATCCCCGGTCCCCCTCGTCCCTCCACTACATCAACCCTCAAGGCTTCAATGAGTACCTGGCAGCGATCTGGGCCGTGGGCAACGTCATCCAGGACTACGACAGGTCAATATATAGTATAGTATAATAACAAATATTACTTTGGTGTGTCTTAGACATGGAAAAGGAGTTTGTTTCACTTCCTTCCTGCAGTGACAAGATGTTTCCCGCTTTCGGCTTTGGCGCCCAGATCCCTCCCACCATGCAGGTGATGGTTTGTGCTGGTTAAAAAAATCACTTTGACGGTCGCGGTGGTTTCAAAAGCTTCTCCTCGGACTGACGCGTTTCTACGGGACCCAGATTGAGCTTCGTTTTTGTTTGCAGGTCAGCCATGAGTTTCCCGTCAACTTCAACCCATCCAATCCATTCTGTGCAGGTAAAAGCAGACTTTACGATGGCGTGACCTCACACTGCTGCGTGTAACGCGACACCTGGGACATTTAGCAAAAGGTTTTAGTCTCAACTGGAGGGTGGCTAggatttctctctctgtgtgacgggtgtgtttgtgcttgtgcTTTGATGGCTCTATGTCTGGCTCCCAGGCATAGAGGGCGTGGTGCAGGCCTACCAGCAGTGTCTGCCCCAGGTGAAGCTTTATGGACCCACAAACTTCTCCCCGATCATCAACCATGTCGCTCAGTTTGGAAGGCAAGCCCTCGAGCAGCAGAGCGCGTCCGTGAGTGAAGCTCCTCTGAACGTAGATTTaaaccagtggttctcaaatggtggggcgatGCGATGtcgggggggcgcctgtgaccgcggagaaaaggagaaaattatttttttgccttacgagattaaagtgtaattgcacatccactccagtagttggcagtggcgcaggaagtattagcagaagaagagcggtcgtaaacaatctacggtgggagaagaagaaagagcgGACTTCCTCATTtggctaaaagcacaattcttttttcattttggttttgtaggttaaagtgttttatattttgtactccctagttaatgttgctgatcaattttaatttattattatttattgatgttatttaatttaatttattatttaattgtataaattgtagtttaaggattaaaatgtcaggcaaattgatgcacttcaaatattttctgttgcagactaaaaaaaatggtaataaagttattctttgtagTAAGTTGATCgatatttctttttcatatttctttgtatgttaataaggatacaagagtgtttgtttttttttttcggggggttGGGggcacaaatgtttttttcttcctagggggggcgcgacagaaaataattgagaagcactgctttaaACGGAGGAGAAACTCATCAggtccccccccctctaacCCTCACAGAATTACTtcgtcctcctcatcatcaccgaCGGCGTCATCACGGACATGGATGAGACGCTGCGTGCCATCGTCCACGCCTCCCGCCTGCCCATGTCCATCATCATCGTTGGCGTCGGGGGGGCGGACTTCAGCGCCATGGAGCTCCTGGACGGGGACGACGGCGTCTTGCGTTCCGCTACGGGGGAGGCGGCCATGCGGGACATCGTGCAGTTCGTGCCCTTCAGGCAGTTCCAGAACGTAAGGGTGACTACGGAGCGCTAACCGTGTCGGCGTGGCGCCTGAAACGATGCACGCGTTTAAATGTCTGCACGTCTTATTGCAGGCAGGCACTGCAGCCCTCGCCCAAAGCGTGCTGGCAGAGCTGCCTGACCAAGTGGCCTCCTTCTTCAATTTATTTGCCCTGAAGCCCCCCAGCGAGCCCAGTCCTTCCTAGAAATGTATGAGTACCCCTAGCCcctcattgcccccccccccccccctcccgttgTGAACCAAAGCTCTGTTCTTAAATGTTAGTTTACTCGGACTGTCACTACTAACATCACTCTGATGCACCTGAAAACACTCTGACACCGATTAGAACgacattcattcgttcattcgttcattcattcattcattcgctcaCCCCCCGACTCACCAGGTGCTTCCGgtcccttcctctccctctctgaatCACTACCGgtgctctcctctctgtctctcgtcTCTCCAGGGTCCTCAGGAAATGCTCGCTCAGAGCGTCTTGGCCGAAGTACCGGGTCAGGTGAAGAACTTCTTCACCACCATGCGTCTGAAGCCCCCCGCTGACCTCTCagcatcagccccccccccccagtgatgtAGTGTCTTCCTAGGAGACGATGATGATCAGAGCCGAGTCCATCGTCTTTCGTTACTTCCTTCTCGTCCTGTTCTGATCTTTAAATACTGAAGCCATACTGCACAGGTGGGGTTAAACGTTTCTTCGCGTTTGCTAGCACGTATATGTATAATGCGGCATGTTATTATAATTTCATGTGACTGAAGTGCCAGGATAGTTACGAGTTAAGTCATGTCTTCTGTCATTAAGCTGCGCAGGCCTGGACACTGAAACCAGTGTCCTCATGAAAGTATTCAAGTTCTGTCCAGAGCATTTCCTCCGATAGTACACGGACCTTACGGCTGCAACAAATACAGTTCAGCATGTTTACATTATCGATCTACACGTGTAGTGGAGAATAAGTTTTGTTTCAGGTGGTGCCTTGTGTAGATTTTACACCACGAAAGCTTTTGCATTTGGTTTTTTGCTGCAGTTTTATACTTctattggtttattttttttaatattttatagcTGATTTGAACTCGTATGTGGATGTTTGAGCTACAAAAAAGGGGAATCTCTTTGACGCAGTTATacggcggaacctcggttctcgagtAACTCTGTTTtcgaataaaaaaagaaattgagttCAAAATGTCTCGGAATTCAAACgagaacaaaggcggagtctccCCGAGTCGAAtcggtttgagtcgacctgcgcCTTTATTTCACCCTAGTTTTGGAAGCTTGGGGGGGTCCATATAATATATCAATCAGAAAATGTGCCccaccccgaccccccccccaccagattTTGGTTTGTTGCCTCTGATGCTATGAGGGTACTAAAACGCCAAGGATTTCTCTATTCATTAAGTGGAATGAGGAACAAACAAAGTCCATTAGAAGAAGTTTTCTTTCCGCTGAAGCCACAGACGGTTTCtgagctgcagtgtgtttgtgttcctgtgGGGAACTGAAGACAAAGCACCGTCTGTGTTCTGTACGGAACCGCGCCCCACATCCGTGGCTCTtggctttgttgtttgtttgtcttgggcagggggggggggggggggaatttggaattttgtgttttagagtgaatgtgactgaaaatgttcactaatatgagtcacaaatggtaaaacattcacatttattttaacattgttttgaataaatgaaacgttttgtaaggcaacctcaatttttcattgcttaattgtAACGTTCTTACAAGCTAGCTTGTCAAAACGATGCTATTTACGGCTTTTTTATATAAAGAAATATATGAAtgatggagaaccgaggttccgccgtGTTTGGAATGACCCACATTAACCCAGGTGTGTTAGAAGTACACTCTGTGTAGTTAACGGGTACTAAAACCTCACTTTGCTACGGACTCTTCTACCCTCAGCTCCATGGATATGCATGTTACTGTTTATTTGTACTGCTCTCTGGCCTGTATCTCTCCAATgtactttatattttatctaaGTGACGTACGAAGAAATCTAACCTACATAATTACAATCTTCTACTTCAATAAATGCAATATTCCTAAATAGGTTTGAAGGATTCGTTTTGTCTTCACTCCTGCCATCATGACTGCAGCTGAAGCATAGCGAGTCCTCCCGGGTGCTCCCGGGTCCTCCCGAGTCCTGCCAGGTCCTCCCGAGTCCTCCCGGGTCCTGCCGGGTCCTCCCGGGTCCTGCTGGGTCCTGCCGGGTCCTGCCGGGTCCTGCCGAGTCCTGCCGGGTCCTCCCGAGTCCTCCCGAGTCCTGCCGGGTCCTGCCGGGTCCTCCCGGGTCCTGCCGGGTCCTGCCAGGTCCTCCCAGGTCCTGCCGGGTCCTCCCGGGTCCTCCCGGGTCCTGCCGGGTCCTGCCGGGTCCTGCCGGGTCCTCCCGGGTCCTGCCGGGTCCTGCCGGGTCCTCCCGAGTCCTGCCGGGTCCTGCCGGGTCCTGCCGGGTCCTCCCGGGTCCTGCCGGGTCCTGCCGGGTCCTCCCGGGTCCTGCCGGGTCCTGCCGGGTCCTCCCGGGTCCTGCCGGGTCCTGCCGGGTCCTGCCGGGTCCTGCCGGGTCCTGCCGGGTCCTGCCGGGTCCTGCCGGGTCCTGCCAGGTCCTGCACAGTTTACATTGCAGTCAGTCAAAGCAGCATTTTACGTTGTATTTGGGCTACTTCCAACGTGCTATCGAGCCATTTAAACTGCTCTAGTCTAATTTAACATTCATCTCATTTTATTCAtaagcacaataataaacataaataaaatattacaaaggcaaataatagtgcaggagaggaaaagaagccgaaagggcttatataaaaatcctcccctcaagttcaaattaactaaacaaaataaaacaatatatatataaaacaaaacaaaaaaggaagttaaataaaagctaaaaaggaAGAGATAAGATGAATTTGATCAATAAACCCAACACGTCATTTCCGGGGCTGATGCTTCTAGAATGTAACGACCGGACCAAAGGAACTCGGTCCAACGCAAATAGGGGTGGGGTTAGatacgttttcttcttcccactccctttcaggcagaATTGGcgtattatttattgtttaaatgtggctcgggttgttttgtttgcttttttgtcattgcctgaaataaataaataactaaaaaaagaaaaagcgggTAAATACAGTACGCAGTGACGGTTATTACGTAAGCAGCGTAAGGGCGTCTACGCGGTGGGCGTAACTTTATCTTTCAAGGGAAGCGCCGAGAGCGGATGACGTCATCGCTATTTCTGAGATTCAAAAGGACCGAATCCAGCCGGAATAGCTTCGTGTCGGATTAACAGCAGCGGTTTAACCGGAGTGCGGTTCCCGAACCGGCGGTGAGTGGAACCCGAACTACGGCGTAACTTCTTACCGACGTTAACGCGCGTAAACCACCAAAACAATGACCCGTCATTTCCGCCAGCCCGATTAGCCTGCAGGCGTGTACAACGTAAAGCTAAAGTACACGTTCTGATATCAGTGACGTAGCTGTGATTAGCTAAAGTACACGTTCTGATATCAGTGACGTAGCTGTGATTTTATACGCGTGAATTAGCTAATTAGAGAACATGTTTACCTCCTTTTTAATCGTGTacgcttctcttctctttccgggccagcagcgccccctgctggtcgcCAGACAGACATGGCGGCGGCCCAGTGCGTGACCCGGGT
This DNA window, taken from Brachionichthys hirsutus isolate HB-005 chromosome 14, CSIRO-AGI_Bhir_v1, whole genome shotgun sequence, encodes the following:
- the LOC137903720 gene encoding copine-3-like, with the protein product MASAGVPGSRPADCVSKVAVSISCDNLLDMDAFSKSDPLCVLLMSTSGPHWCEIGRTERIMNSLNPKFSKTFVIDYYFEMVQKMRFEVYDIDSESCSLQEADFLGELECTMGQIVSSKKLTRPLVLKDKTPAGKGSISICAEERTDSRVVQFEVAARKLDKKDFFGKSDPFLEFYRQTGTGWQLAHRTEVVKNNLNPSWRPFQVSLQSLCGGDVEESIKVDCYDYNNSGSHDLIGSFMATLSQTQQMSQSFAAEFECINSKKKQKKKGYKNSGVIVVKKCKIVKEYTFLDYIMGGCQINFTIAIDFTGSNGDPRSPSSLHYINPQGFNEYLAAIWAVGNVIQDYDSDKMFPAFGFGAQIPPTMQVSHEFPVNFNPSNPFCAGIEGVVQAYQQCLPQVKLYGPTNFSPIINHVAQFGRQALEQQSASNYFVLLIITDGVITDMDETLRAIVHASRLPMSIIIVGVGGADFSAMELLDGDDGVLRSATGEAAMRDIVQFVPFRQFQNAGTAALAQSVLAELPDQVASFFNLFALKPPSEPSPS